A region from the Lolium perenne isolate Kyuss_39 chromosome 4, Kyuss_2.0, whole genome shotgun sequence genome encodes:
- the LOC127292845 gene encoding uncharacterized protein — protein MAMLVPRNGFSPAAARVACLLLLLLVAAAGTSVAGAANVKYKDPKQPIQERVADLVSRMTLEEKIGQMTQIERANASSSVIQKYFVGSVLSGGGSPPSEKASAATWQQMITKMQKAALKTRLGIPIIYGIDAVHGNNNAYNATIFPHNIGLGATRDASLVKLIGRATALETRATGIPYAFAPCVAVCRDPRWGRCYESFSEDTKLVQLMTASVVTGLQGDVSSRHPKGIPAVAGSKNVAGCAKHYVGDGGTKRGINENNTVMNFHDLMRIHMPPYDDAVIKGISSIMISYSSWNGVKMHENKFLITQILKERMHFRGFVITDWQAVDRITNPPHQHYYHSIQETLHAGIDMVMVPYDYTEFVADVISQAKNGSIKMDRINDAVSRILRVKFTMGLFEDPLPDHRLTDHLGSKAHRELARDAVRKSLVLLKNGKKDGPPVLPLSKNAKKILVAGSHAHDLGLQCGGWTNTWQGHAGNNITGQGTTILEAVKSAVSNKTVIEFTEHPDKDSISKGKDQYDYAVVVVGEPPYAETAGDNQNLTIPSPGPDVIRDVCELVKCVVVLVSGRPLVIEPYLDTMDAFVAAWLPGTEGHGVADVLFGDYGFTGKLPRTWFRSVDQLPMNYGDKLYDPLFPFGYGLTTKPVTDS, from the exons ATGGCAATGCTGGTTCCAAGGAACGGCTTCTCGCCGGCGGCGGCCAGGGTGGCgtgcctcctcctcctgctgcttgtTGCTGCCGCCGGTACCTCGGTGGCCGGTGCGGCGAacgtcaagtacaaggacccgaagCAGCCGATCCAGGAGCGCGTGGCGGATCTCGTCAGCCGCATGACGCTCGAGGAGAAGATCGGCCAGATGACGCAGATCGAGCGCGCCAACGCCTCCTCCTCCGTCATCCAGAAGTACTTCGTCG GGAGCGTGCTGAGCGGCGGTGGCAGCCCGCCGTCGGAGAAGGCGTCAGCGGCGACGTGGCAGCAGATGATCACCAAGATGCAGAAGGCGGCGCTCAAGACCCGCCTCGGCATCCCCATCATCTACGGCATCGACGCCGTGCAcggcaacaacaacgcctacaacGCCACCATCTTCCCGCACAACATCGGCCTGGGCGCCACCCGGGACGCCAGCCTCGTCAAGCTCATCGGCCGGGCCACGGCGCTGGAGACCAGGGCCACCGGCATCCCCTACGCCTTCGCTCCATGTGTCGCG GTTTGCCGTGATCCTAGATGGGGCCGGTGCTACGAGAGCTTCAGCGAGGACACGAAGCTGGTGCAGCTGATGACGGCGTCCGTGGTGACCGGACTGCAGGGCGACGTCTCCAGTCGGCACCCCAAGGGCATCCCCGCCGTGGCCGGGTCCAAGAACGTGGCCGGGTGCGCCAAGCACTACGTCGGCGACGGCGGGACGAAGCGCGGGATAAACGAGAACAACACGGTGATGAACTTCCACGACCTCATGCGTATCCACATGCCGCCCTACGACGACGCCGTCATCAAGGGCATCTCCTCCATCATGATCTCCTACTCCAGCTGGAACGGCGTCAAGATGCACGAGAACAAGTTCCTCATCACCCAGATCCTCAAGGAAAGGATGCACTTCAGG GGGTTCGTGATCACGGACTGGCAGGCGGTGGACAGGATCACGAATCCGCCGCACCAGCACTACTACCACTCCATCCAGGAGACGCTCCATGCCGGCATCGACATGGTCATGGTCCCCTACGACTACACCGAGTTCGTCGCCGACGTCATCTCGCAGGCCAAGAACGGCTCCATCAAGATGGACAGGATCAACGACGCCGTCAGCCGGATCCTCAGGGTCAAGTTCACAATGGGCCTCTTCGAGGACCCCCTGCCCGACCACCGCCTCACCGACCACCTCGGCAGCAAGGCGCACCGTGAGCTCGCGCGCGACGCCGTCCGTAAGTCGCTCGTGCTGCTCAAGAACGGCAAAAAGGACGGGCCGCCGGTGCTGCCGCTGTCCAAGAATGCCAAGAAGATCCTCGTCGCCGGCAGCCACGCCCACGACCTCGGCCTCCAGTGCGGTGGCTGGACAAACACGTGGCAGGGACACGCCGGAAACAACATCACTGGCCAGG GTACCACGATCCTGGAGGCGGTCAAGTCGGCCGTGAGCAACAAGACGGTGATCGAGTTCACGGAGCACCCGGACAAGGACTCCATCTCCAAGGGCAAGGACCAGTACGACTACGCCGTCGTCGTGGTGGGCGAGCCGCCCTATGCCGAGACTGCCGGCGACAACCAGAACCTCACCATCCCATCCCCGGGGCCCGACGTCATCAGGGACGTCTGCGAGCTCGTCAAGTGCGTCGTGGTCCTCGTCTCGGGCCGCCCGCTCGTCATCGAGCCCTACCTCGACACCATGGACGCCTTCGTCGCCGCGTGGCTGCCGGGCACCGAGGGCCACGGCGTCGCCGACGTGCTCTTCGGGGACTACGGCTTCACGGGGAAGCTGCCGCGCACCTGGTTCAGGTCCGTCGACCAGCTGCCCATGAACTACGGCGACAAGCTCTACGACCCGCTCTTCCCCTTCGGCTACGGACTCACCACCAAGCCCGTCACGGACAGCTAG